A single Loxodonta africana isolate mLoxAfr1 chromosome 12, mLoxAfr1.hap2, whole genome shotgun sequence DNA region contains:
- the PTCD1 gene encoding pentatricopeptide repeat-containing protein 1, mitochondrial isoform X5 produces MSFSRDWSVLTTCPEYVRQSLTILASKEHSGCTSSKTDLFVLLAVHGWGGRGRPEMNLIGLARLFSSPRPAGLSVLQHLYLHRTRQAGGREGPPWLRAAGLTWPTPAASSSSLSQLPPNPGNQKSTSGLGSDPSQPSPTATLDAEEEEEEEEEGFGTLSNKYSSRRMFRKSTAQLYKLQTGAQSVEGDEEGEQEPKSWRGPGNNSYWYFLRCKQLIRAGKLAEALDLFERQMLEEEQLQPLEYNYTVLIGGCGRAGYLKKAFRLYNDMKKRDLEPSDATYTALFNACAESPWKDSALQCALKLRQQLRARNFQLNLKTYHALLKTAARCSDLRMCLDVFKEIIHKGHAVTGETFNFLLMGCIQDKKMGFRYALQVWRQMLSLGLKPSRHGYNLLLGAARDCGLGDPEVATKLLLRPTEETALLQPPADRQWVRKTALAGADGSVLATLLVEALERQLFLESSQGVAVPPELQEARALGKAQSEVDSTEEPDHTGPITPVALQPPPSGLVVNLLSLRAAPLSVVSLGTVATPADRLALMGGMDGFLDKMAEHRLQPDIKTFTLLAEVVAPGSPAESSLLATLDVHHVKADVTFFNTLMRKKSRLGDLEGAKALLPVLAKRGLVPNLQTFCNLAIGCHRPRDGLQLLADMQHPHQRSPQEAGLRLPHRHPEGHAAKQCPCERGGHPPAGVRSRVPTHL; encoded by the exons atgtccttctccagggactggtccgtcctgacaacatgtccagagtatgtgagacaaagtctcaccatccttgcttctaaagagcattctgggtgtacttcttccaagacagatttgttcgttcttctggcagtccatg gctggggagggagaggaaggccAGAGATGAACCTCATAGGACTCGCCCGGCTCTTCTCCAGCCCCCGGCCTGCAGGACTATCCGTCCTCCAGCACCTCTACCTGCACAGAACCAGGCAGGCAGGAGGCAGAGAGGGGCCCCCATGGCTACGGGCTGCAGGACTGACTTGGCCGACGCCAGCGGCCTCCAGCAGCTCCCTTTCGCAGCTGCCTCCCAATCCGGGGAACCAGAAGAGCACGAGTGGCCTCGGCTCTGACCCGAGCCAGCCCAGCCCCACGGCCACGCTGGAcgcagaggaggaggaggaggaggaggaggaaggcttTGGGACCCTCTCCAACAAATACTCTTCTCGGAGAATGTTTCGAAAATCGACGGCCCAGCTGTATAAGCTGCAGACCGGGGCGCAGAGTGTGGAGGGAGACGAGGAAGGGGAGCAGGAGCCAAAGTCATGGCGGGGCCCAGGCAACAACTCTTACTGGTACTTCTTGCGGTGCAAGCAGCTGATCAGGGCAGGGAAG ctgGCCGAGGCCCTGGACCTGTTTGAGAGGCAGATGCTCGAGGAGGAGCAGCTGCAGCCCCTGGAGTACAACTACACGGTGCTGATCGGGGGCTGCGGGCGGGCTGGCTACCTGAAGAAGGCCTTCCGGCTCTACAACGAC ATGAAGAAGCGGGACCTGGAGCCCTCGGACGCCACCTACACAGCCCTGTTCAACGCCTGTGCTGAGTCACCCTGGAAGGACTCCGCTCTGCAGTGTGCCCTGAAACTACGGCAGCAGCTCAGGGCCAGAAACTTCCAGCTCAACTTGAAAACGTACCATGCCCTGCTGAAGACAGCTGCCCGCTGCTCAGACCTCAGGATGTGCCTCGATGTGTTCAAG GAAATTATCCACAAAGGTCATGCGGTCACAGGGGAGACCTTTAATTTCCTGCTTATGGGCTGCATCCAGGACAAGAAGATGGGCTTCCGATACGCCCTGCAG GTGTGGCGGCAGATGCTGAGTCTGGGGCTCAAGCCGAGCCGGCATGGCTACAACCTGCTGCTGGGGGCTGCTCGGGACTGTGGCCTAGGGGACCCAGAGGTGGCCACAAAGCTGCTCCTGAGGCCCACGGAGGAGACGGCCCTGCTTCAGCCCCCAGCAGACAGGCAGTGGGTGAGGAAAACAGCCCTGGCTGGGGCAGACGGCAGCGTGTTGGCCACGCTGCTTGtggaggccctggagaggcagcTGTTTCTGGAATCTTCTCAGGGAGTGGCGGTACCTCCAGAGCTTCAGGAGGCCAGAGCCCTGGGCAAGGCCCAGTCCGAGGTGGACAGCACGGAGGAGCCTGACCACACAGGACCCATCACCCCTGTGGCCCTGCAGCCCCCTCCCTCAGGACTGGTGGTCAACCTCCTGAGCCTCAGGGCAGCACCCCTATCTGTGGTCTCCCTTGGGACAGTGGCTACGCCAGCGGACAGGCTGGCCCTGATGGGGGGCATGGACGGCTTCCTGGACAAGATGGCGGAGCACAGGCTCCAGCCCGACATCAAGACCTTCACACTGCTGGCTGAGGTGGTGGCGCCCGGCAGCCCCGCGGAGTCCTCGCTGCTGGCCACTCTGGATGTGCACCACGTGAAGGCGGACGTGACGTTCTTCAACACGCTGATGAGGAAGAAGAGCAGACTGGGTGACCTGGAGGGGGCGAAG GCCCTGTTGCCAGTCCTGGCAAAGAGGGGGCTTGTCCCCAACCTGCAGACATTCTGCAACCTGGCCATTGGGTGCCACAGGCCAAGGGACGGGCTGCAGCTGCTTGCCGACATGCAG CACCCTCATCAACGCAGCCCTCAAGAGGCTGGACTACGCCTACCTCATCGACATCCTGAAGGACATGCAGCGAAACAATGTCCCTGTGAACGAGGTGGTCATCCGCCAGCTGGAGTTCGCAGCCGAGTACCCACCCACCTTTGA